Proteins from a single region of Candidatus Neomarinimicrobiota bacterium:
- a CDS encoding PIN domain-containing protein — MGILIDSNIIIDCERNKLDASSLFSESLSREELFISVITVSELLHGVYRGKTSAQINQRSAFVEKIIDAIKAIDIDVQVARTHARLSSELIQSGTKIGSADTWIAATCISHGLQLCTRDLKAFSQIEGLSLYSIY, encoded by the coding sequence ATGGGCATCCTGATTGATTCAAATATAATAATTGATTGTGAACGGAATAAACTGGATGCATCCAGTTTATTTTCTGAATCTTTAAGTAGGGAGGAATTATTTATTTCTGTTATCACAGTGAGTGAATTGCTCCATGGTGTATATCGAGGAAAGACATCTGCCCAAATAAATCAAAGGTCTGCATTCGTTGAAAAAATTATAGACGCTATCAAAGCGATTGATATTGACGTGCAAGTTGCAAGAACCCATGCACGACTTTCATCAGAGTTAATTCAATCCGGGACTAAAATAGGATCGGCCGATACTTGGATTGCTGCAACGTGTATTTCCCATGGTTTACAATTATGCACTCGCGATCTTAAAGCATTTAGTCAAATTGAGGGTCTCTCTCTCTATTCTATTTATTAA
- a CDS encoding S9 family peptidase, with protein MQNSTPPDVTKKHHKMTEHGHTRVDDYYWMRLTDEQKSAEKKDSHTQEVVDYIEAENDYTESRLKHTKKFQEKLFNEIVGRIKKDDESVPYFDNGYFYYTRYEKGKEYAIHCRKKGSLGSVEEILLDENVLAKGHDYFAVGGMDVSPDNQWISYGVDLVSRRIYTIYFKNLLTGNVLEQTIPNATGNVAWANDNKTVFYTSKNEVTLLSEMIWRHKVGTDSAKDEMVYEEKDESFYNGVYRSKSGEFIIIYNSSTLVSDYHILSANKPGGDFQNFSPRGSEHEYSIDHYQDKFFIITNWKAKNNRLMETSEDATDMANWKEVIAHRGDVHLLGMEIFKDHLVLNERKDGLRGLRVINQKSGKDENIDFGEQTYTARISVNEEFNTNILRYGYSSMVTPSSTYDYNMDTGELTLMKQQEVVGGYDQALYNSERHYALGRDGQPIPISLVYKTDLKNDPTLTQQGVPSNPQNVLLYAYGSYGATMDPYFSSTRLSLLDRGFIFAIAHVRGSQIYGRKSYDDGKMLNKKNTFTDFIDVGKYLIKEGLADSDHLFAEGGSAGGLLIGAVVNMAPELWKGAIAAVPFVDVVTTMLDASIPLTSNEWDEWGNPAEKKYYDYMLSYSPYDQLKDQTYPNMLVTSGFFDSQVQYWEPLKYVAKLRDHWKGDNDLYLHMNMDAGHGGKSGRFRRYREVALEYAFMFDLAGVKE; from the coding sequence ATGCAAAATTCAACACCACCAGACGTTACCAAAAAACACCATAAAATGACCGAACACGGCCACACCCGAGTAGATGATTATTACTGGATGCGCCTCACAGATGAACAGAAATCCGCTGAGAAAAAAGATAGCCACACCCAAGAAGTGGTGGACTATATCGAGGCAGAAAATGACTATACCGAAAGTCGTTTGAAGCATACCAAAAAATTTCAAGAAAAGCTTTTTAATGAAATTGTTGGTCGAATTAAAAAGGATGATGAATCTGTACCCTATTTTGATAATGGCTACTTCTATTATACCCGTTACGAAAAGGGAAAAGAATATGCAATTCACTGTCGCAAAAAAGGTTCTTTGGGTAGTGTCGAAGAAATTTTGTTGGATGAAAATGTTTTGGCCAAAGGTCACGATTATTTTGCTGTGGGCGGCATGGATGTGAGTCCCGATAACCAATGGATATCTTATGGCGTGGACTTAGTGAGTCGCCGGATTTACACCATCTATTTTAAGAATTTACTCACTGGCAATGTGCTGGAGCAGACCATTCCCAATGCAACCGGAAATGTAGCATGGGCCAACGATAATAAGACTGTTTTTTATACATCCAAAAATGAAGTGACTTTGCTCTCCGAAATGATTTGGCGACACAAAGTAGGAACAGATTCAGCCAAAGATGAAATGGTATATGAAGAAAAAGATGAATCATTTTATAATGGTGTTTATCGTTCTAAATCCGGGGAATTCATCATTATTTATAATAGCAGTACCCTGGTGAGTGATTACCATATTTTGTCTGCCAATAAACCGGGTGGTGATTTTCAAAATTTCTCACCCCGTGGTTCAGAACATGAATATAGCATCGATCATTACCAGGATAAATTTTTTATCATCACGAATTGGAAGGCCAAGAATAATCGTCTAATGGAGACGTCAGAAGATGCTACCGACATGGCCAATTGGAAAGAAGTGATCGCCCATCGCGGTGATGTGCACCTCCTTGGGATGGAAATATTTAAAGATCACCTAGTATTGAATGAACGAAAGGATGGTCTTCGCGGTTTGCGGGTGATTAACCAGAAATCAGGGAAAGATGAAAATATCGATTTTGGTGAGCAGACCTATACCGCTCGCATTTCTGTAAATGAGGAATTTAATACCAATATTCTACGTTATGGATATTCCTCCATGGTGACACCCAGTTCCACTTATGATTATAATATGGATACAGGTGAATTAACCTTAATGAAACAGCAAGAAGTTGTAGGTGGTTATGATCAAGCGTTATATAATTCAGAACGGCATTATGCGTTAGGACGTGATGGTCAACCAATTCCAATCTCTCTAGTTTATAAAACAGATCTAAAAAATGATCCAACCTTGACTCAACAGGGTGTTCCAAGTAATCCACAAAACGTATTGCTGTATGCCTATGGTTCTTATGGTGCTACCATGGATCCCTATTTTAGTTCGACTCGATTAAGTTTATTGGATCGAGGATTTATTTTTGCAATTGCCCATGTACGGGGTAGTCAGATTTATGGGCGAAAATCCTATGATGATGGAAAAATGCTGAATAAGAAAAATACATTTACTGATTTTATAGATGTGGGTAAATATTTGATTAAAGAAGGATTGGCCGATTCCGATCATCTATTTGCTGAAGGTGGTAGTGCGGGAGGACTCTTGATCGGTGCCGTGGTGAACATGGCTCCGGAATTATGGAAAGGTGCCATCGCGGCAGTGCCATTCGTTGATGTGGTAACCACCATGCTGGATGCATCCATTCCATTGACTTCCAACGAATGGGATGAATGGGGCAATCCTGCCGAAAAGAAATATTATGATTATATGCTTTCTTACTCGCCCTACGATCAATTAAAAGATCAAACTTATCCAAATATGCTGGTAACCTCCGGATTCTTTGATTCTCAAGTTCAATACTGGGAGCCACTAAAATATGTGGCGAAACTTCGGGACCATTGGAAAGGTGACAATGATCTTTATCTTCACATGAATATGGATGCGGGCCACGGTGGTAAATCTGGGCGATTTCGTCGGTATCGAGAAGTGGCGTTGGAATATGCCTTTATGTTTGATTTGGCCGGGGTGAAGGAATAG
- a CDS encoding nucleotidyl transferase AbiEii/AbiGii toxin family protein has product MNLFEQHEQFEMSVLDELQSARILEKLVFGGGTMLRLCHELNRYSVDLDFYLKKESDQKTIGEKIKTHLGESLEIRDYANKRNTILVEVSSLQYPRKLKIEINTNNRYTDVVQSIAWSSHANIQVLVTAITLPKMMDLKINALLDRKEIRDAFDIEFLIRRGISLKLSQKKISEIKKVLDGFKPMDFKVKLGSILTGEYRDYYNESGFAFLLGHLNSMENQQR; this is encoded by the coding sequence ATGAATTTATTTGAGCAGCATGAACAATTTGAAATGTCAGTTTTAGATGAATTACAAAGTGCCAGAATTCTTGAAAAACTTGTTTTTGGTGGTGGCACAATGCTGCGGCTATGCCATGAACTTAATCGCTATTCGGTGGATCTTGATTTTTACTTGAAAAAGGAATCGGACCAAAAAACGATTGGAGAAAAAATAAAAACACATTTGGGGGAATCCTTGGAGATTCGGGATTATGCAAATAAGAGAAATACAATTTTAGTGGAAGTTTCATCGCTACAGTACCCACGAAAACTGAAGATCGAGATCAATACCAATAACCGCTATACAGATGTGGTCCAATCGATTGCTTGGTCGTCCCACGCCAATATCCAAGTATTGGTCACAGCCATTACGCTACCCAAAATGATGGACCTGAAGATTAATGCGCTGTTGGACCGAAAAGAGATTCGGGATGCCTTTGATATTGAATTTCTCATTCGCAGGGGAATCAGCTTGAAGCTATCTCAAAAAAAGATCAGCGAAATAAAAAAGGTATTGGATGGATTCAAACCAATGGATTTTAAAGTTAAACTGGGATCCATCTTAACAGGGGAATACCGGGACTATTATAATGAAAGTGGGTTTGCATTTCTTTTGGGCCATTTGAATAGTATGGAAAATCAGCAAAGGTGA
- a CDS encoding CopG family transcriptional regulator, producing the protein MNRTQIYITPEEESTLKKLSKQTGKSKSELIRSAIDQYLEVECESNWKNKIIDSAGIWKGRKDLPDFEEIRRSLDRE; encoded by the coding sequence ATGAACCGAACACAAATATATATTACACCTGAAGAAGAATCGACCTTAAAGAAACTTTCTAAACAAACTGGCAAATCCAAAAGTGAACTGATTCGTAGCGCAATCGACCAATATCTAGAAGTGGAATGTGAAAGCAACTGGAAGAATAAGATCATTGATAGTGCGGGCATTTGGAAAGGCAGAAAAGATCTCCCCGATTTTGAGGAGATTAGACGCAGTTTGGATCGAGAATGA
- a CDS encoding type II toxin-antitoxin system VapC family toxin, whose translation MRGREKAIIFIKRMKIQPVISALTVAELFAGVKGKRESIAVHNLIDACEVIPVNEEIAEEGGNIKNRFQKSHQIGLADALIAATANILKLELVTLNQKHFPMIKKLVKPY comes from the coding sequence TTGAGAGGTAGAGAAAAGGCCATCATTTTCATTAAGAGGATGAAAATACAACCGGTTATTTCTGCTTTGACGGTGGCAGAATTATTTGCCGGAGTGAAGGGTAAAAGGGAGTCAATAGCTGTCCATAATTTAATTGATGCTTGTGAGGTGATTCCCGTGAATGAAGAGATTGCCGAAGAGGGGGGGAATATTAAAAACAGATTTCAAAAAAGCCACCAGATTGGTTTAGCGGATGCATTGATCGCCGCTACAGCAAATATATTAAAATTAGAATTGGTAACGTTGAACCAAAAACATTTCCCCATGATCAAAAAATTGGTTAAACCTTATTAG